Proteins found in one Paenibacillus borealis genomic segment:
- a CDS encoding putative polysaccharide biosynthesis protein — translation MSTKKESFVKGTLILAAAALVARILGLAQRVPLEHLFNDIGNASFTQANNVYLLLLPLATAGIPSTLSKMVSERYALNRPHEAQQVYRAALIFAAVVGVVMSTILYIAAPYYAEYTKVPESTLAIRAIAPALLLFPAIAMMRGYFQGRNNMMAGGISQIIEQIARVSTAILLAFILLRQGYSNTWMAAGASFGSVLGSVGAFGVMLYYAMKMRRSEEQIALYESNEARLPLLGIYKDIFKLSIPIVLSSITVPVVNFIDTSFIVPLLSGRIGMEEATRALGIFGSRAQSIAGIPPVLSIALSTSLIPIISAAYARKDEQHLKRQVTLAMRISILTGTPIVLSLVVAAYSVNGLIFSSLDGSGIVAMLTLGTIFQITMMTTNSILLGMGKSRISMYYVLAGIIVKFASNFLFSQLFGIYGIIGSTALCFVVITLLNLRMLKKIVPFEILGKRWGGFSIAVLASAGIGYGLNEAGIMLTHLMPARVAFLITCLVVGAAVVIVYLVLLIVLGVLSSQEISGYPRPLRKLLNPLMKLQPAHVRANE, via the coding sequence ATCTGCTGCTCCTTCCGCTGGCAACCGCCGGAATACCCAGCACGCTAAGCAAAATGGTATCAGAGCGTTATGCGCTGAACCGTCCGCATGAAGCACAGCAGGTATACCGTGCCGCCCTTATCTTTGCAGCTGTTGTAGGTGTTGTAATGAGTACAATACTGTACATAGCCGCTCCGTATTATGCGGAGTATACCAAGGTTCCTGAGAGTACGCTGGCAATCCGGGCGATTGCCCCGGCACTGCTGCTGTTCCCCGCGATCGCAATGATGCGCGGTTATTTCCAGGGGCGCAATAATATGATGGCCGGAGGCATCTCACAGATTATTGAGCAGATTGCCCGGGTATCGACGGCAATTCTGCTGGCTTTTATTCTGCTGCGCCAAGGCTACAGCAACACATGGATGGCTGCAGGAGCTTCTTTCGGCAGTGTGCTCGGAAGCGTCGGCGCTTTCGGTGTCATGCTGTATTATGCGATGAAAATGCGCCGCAGCGAGGAGCAAATTGCTCTTTATGAATCGAACGAGGCTCGCCTTCCGTTACTTGGCATCTATAAAGATATCTTCAAGCTGTCCATTCCGATTGTATTATCTTCGATCACAGTACCTGTTGTGAACTTTATCGATACTTCCTTTATTGTACCGCTGCTCAGCGGCCGGATCGGAATGGAGGAAGCTACCCGGGCGCTCGGAATCTTCGGCAGCCGGGCACAGAGTATAGCGGGTATTCCGCCGGTGCTCTCCATCGCGCTTAGTACATCGCTGATTCCGATTATTTCAGCCGCGTACGCGCGCAAAGATGAGCAGCATCTGAAGCGCCAGGTTACCCTGGCCATGCGTATTTCCATTCTTACCGGCACACCGATTGTACTCTCTCTCGTTGTGGCGGCATATTCTGTCAATGGACTGATCTTCAGCAGTCTGGATGGCAGCGGTATTGTAGCGATGCTGACGCTGGGCACTATTTTTCAAATAACTATGATGACCACGAATTCTATTCTGCTCGGGATGGGCAAATCGCGGATCTCTATGTATTACGTGCTTGCCGGGATTATCGTGAAATTCGCTTCAAACTTCCTGTTCAGCCAGTTGTTCGGCATCTATGGCATTATTGGCTCTACTGCACTGTGCTTCGTGGTCATAACACTGCTTAATCTGCGGATGCTCAAAAAGATTGTCCCCTTCGAAATTCTCGGCAAACGCTGGGGTGGCTTCTCAATCGCTGTGCTCGCTTCAGCCGGAATCGGTTATGGCCTGAACGAAGCGGGGATTATGCTGACTCATCTGATGCCGGCACGTGTGGCTTTCCTGATTACTTGTCTCGTTGTTGGAGCCGCCGTGGTTATTGTTTATCTGGTGCTGTTGATTGTTCTGGGAGTGCTGAGCAGCCAGGAAATCTCGGGTTATCCGCGTCCGCTGCGTAAATTGCTTAATCCTTTAATGAAGCTGCAGCCAGCTCATGTGCGTGCAAACGAATAA
- a CDS encoding COX15/CtaA family protein: MTTLQLKWLSYITCLVMFLALLGGAVVTKTGSGLECGNEWPLCNGKLIPAYTVGSLIEYTHRLFSGLAGLLSVASMFAFWRYARKRKDLLTYALLTLIFVVVQGGMGALAVIKSQSAAVMALHMGFSLIAFASSLMLALGARRICLSGEENSGAGRRVSRGFRNLTWFTALYSYMVVYIGAYVSHTDSQGGCSGWPLCNGEWIPELSGGVGIVFMHRIAAALLFLLTALLGHLAFWRYKELPELRALGVAAVLLCLMQVFSGAAVVHTLYNERLYIFTALSHILLIAGLFGVLCYMSVRVWQLSGTDKNR, translated from the coding sequence TTGACAACCCTTCAATTGAAATGGCTCAGCTATATAACCTGCCTCGTTATGTTTCTGGCGCTGCTGGGTGGAGCGGTGGTAACCAAAACGGGTTCGGGACTGGAATGCGGGAATGAATGGCCGCTGTGCAACGGAAAGCTGATTCCGGCTTATACAGTAGGCTCCCTGATTGAATACACCCATCGCCTGTTCAGCGGGCTTGCGGGTCTGCTGTCAGTGGCATCCATGTTTGCGTTCTGGCGTTATGCCCGTAAGCGTAAGGATTTGCTCACCTATGCCTTGTTAACCCTAATTTTCGTAGTGGTGCAGGGAGGAATGGGAGCGCTTGCGGTAATTAAGTCGCAGTCTGCTGCAGTGATGGCTTTGCATATGGGATTCTCGCTGATCGCCTTTGCCAGCTCACTGATGCTTGCGCTTGGAGCCAGACGGATTTGCCTGTCCGGGGAAGAAAATAGCGGTGCAGGACGCAGAGTTAGCAGGGGCTTCCGTAACTTAACCTGGTTTACTGCGTTATATTCTTATATGGTCGTCTATATTGGAGCTTATGTAAGCCACACCGACTCACAAGGGGGCTGTTCAGGCTGGCCGCTGTGCAATGGCGAATGGATACCGGAGCTTTCTGGCGGAGTGGGCATTGTATTCATGCACCGGATTGCGGCGGCGCTATTGTTTCTGCTGACTGCTCTTCTGGGACATCTGGCCTTCTGGAGATATAAAGAGCTGCCGGAGCTGAGGGCTCTGGGTGTTGCCGCAGTGCTGCTCTGCCTGATGCAGGTATTCAGCGGAGCTGCTGTTGTTCATACGCTGTATAACGAACGGCTGTACATATTTACCGCGTTGTCGCATATTTTGCTGATTGCCGGTTTGTTTGGGGTTCTGTGTTATATGAGTGTCCGTGTCTGGCAGTTAAGCGGGACGGACAAGAATCGATGA
- a CDS encoding thioredoxin family protein — protein sequence MDKISSPAEFQVSIQSPRLTVAVFKADWCSDCKFIDPFMPDVEQEYSDRLTLVEVDVDAVGDVSQEQNILGIPSFVAYTDGRELVRFVNKLRKSREEIENFLNTALDVYLSIHK from the coding sequence ATGGACAAAATTAGTTCTCCTGCTGAGTTTCAGGTGTCAATACAATCCCCGCGTTTAACGGTTGCGGTGTTCAAGGCGGATTGGTGCTCGGATTGCAAATTCATTGATCCGTTCATGCCGGATGTGGAACAGGAATATAGTGACCGCCTTACACTCGTGGAAGTGGATGTCGATGCAGTAGGCGACGTCAGCCAGGAACAGAATATTCTGGGCATTCCGAGCTTTGTCGCATATACCGATGGACGGGAACTGGTCAGATTCGTGAATAAGCTTCGCAAATCCCGTGAGGAAATTGAGAATTTCCTGAATACGGCTTTGGATGTGTATCTCAGTATCCACAAGTAA